A genome region from Schistocerca nitens isolate TAMUIC-IGC-003100 chromosome 4, iqSchNite1.1, whole genome shotgun sequence includes the following:
- the LOC126253590 gene encoding cuticle protein 65-like isoform X1, with protein sequence MKVLLVLLVAVVAVAVARPGYLGAAHGVVPAAHAVVAAPHAVVAAHGVHGVHPGLAAYGPAHIAVGPGGYVQDTHEVAATRAAHLTAVAQTQARDAHLNGAAAHAAAAAHAAAAAHSTPLVAAHSAPLVAAHSAPLVAAHATPLVAAHAAPLAAAHAASLVAVAAPALPAAHGLLGAHGAALGHGHHW encoded by the exons ATGAAGGTCCTGCTG GTACTCCTCGTCGCCGTCGTCGCTGTGGCCGTGGCTAGACCCGGCTACCTGGGCGCTGCGCACGGTGTAGTCCCTGCCGCCCACGCAGTAGTGGCCGCGCCCCACGCCGTCGTCGCCGCCCACGGTGTCCACGGCGTCCACCCGGGCCTGGCCGCCTACGGCCCGGCGCATATCGCCGTCGGACCCGGCGGCTACGTGCAGGACACCCACGAGGTGGCTGCCACCAGAGCCGCCCACCTGACCGCCGTCGCCCAGACGCAGGCCCGCGACGCCCACCTCAACGGCGCCGCAGCGCACGCCGcggccgccgcccacgccgccgctgccgcccatTCCACCCCCTTGGTCGCCGCCCACTCCGCCCCCTTGGTCGCCGCCCACTCCGCCCCCTTGGTCGCCGCCCACGCCACCCCCTTGgtcgccgcccacgccgccccctTGGCCGCCGCCCACGCCGCATCCCTCGTCGCCGTCGCAGCGCCCGCCCTGCCCGCAGCGCACGGTCTTTTGGGTGCGCATGGTGCCGCCCTCGGTCACGGACACCACTGGTGA
- the LOC126253590 gene encoding cuticle protein 65-like isoform X2 produces MKVLLVLLVAVVAVAVARPGYLGAAHGVVPAAHAVVAAPHAVVAAHGVHGVHPGLAAYGPAHIAVGPGGYVQDTHEVAATRAAHLTAVAQTQARDAHLNGAAAHAAAAAHAAAAAHSTPLVAAHSAPLVAAHSAPLVAAHATPLVAAHAAPLAAAHAASLVAVAAPALPAAHGLLGAHGAALGHGHHW; encoded by the coding sequence GTACTCCTCGTCGCCGTCGTCGCTGTGGCCGTGGCTAGACCCGGCTACCTGGGCGCTGCGCACGGTGTAGTCCCTGCCGCCCACGCAGTAGTGGCCGCGCCCCACGCCGTCGTCGCCGCCCACGGTGTCCACGGCGTCCACCCGGGCCTGGCCGCCTACGGCCCGGCGCATATCGCCGTCGGACCCGGCGGCTACGTGCAGGACACCCACGAGGTGGCTGCCACCAGAGCCGCCCACCTGACCGCCGTCGCCCAGACGCAGGCCCGCGACGCCCACCTCAACGGCGCCGCAGCGCACGCCGcggccgccgcccacgccgccgctgccgcccatTCCACCCCCTTGGTCGCCGCCCACTCCGCCCCCTTGGTCGCCGCCCACTCCGCCCCCTTGGTCGCCGCCCACGCCACCCCCTTGgtcgccgcccacgccgccccctTGGCCGCCGCCCACGCCGCATCCCTCGTCGCCGTCGCAGCGCCCGCCCTGCCCGCAGCGCACGGTCTTTTGGGTGCGCATGGTGCCGCCCTCGGTCACGGACACCACTGGTGA